The Alphaproteobacteria bacterium region TCATCGCACCTTGGGGTAATTCTTGTTCATTTTCTTTTTGAGCAACAGCACCTGTCATCTCTTCAATCCCTTAACCTAAGTTACCTATTGCATGACAACGTCTTGGAACAAAACATCGCGAACCTCAACCGGCTGGACAATAACGGAAACACGCCTAAGCAGTTCTTCTCTCAAGCGATAAATCCCTGTTGAGCCCTTCATATCTTCTGGACGCACTTCTCTTAAATAAACTTGAAAAGCATCAATGATTTTAGGCTGCATTTCTTCTAGCTTTTTCAGATCTTCTGGGTTGCCAATTTCAAGCGTTACAACAACTTTCAGGTAATTTTGACGTCGATTTTTTGTATTAAGATTCACCAAAAGCTCAGGGAGCTTTAAAAACAAAGAAGGTGTCTGCTCTACAAC contains the following coding sequences:
- a CDS encoding flagellar basal body-associated FliL family protein, which translates into the protein MADEETEIAVNTEGQDGSDGAAQKKRMSGKKIILFIVLPLVLIGGIVGGLLFTGVIGGHKEEEQPKVVEQTPSLFLKLPELLVNLNTKNRRQNYLKVVVTLEIGNPEDLKKLEEMQPKIIDAFQVYLREVRPEDMKGSTGIYRLREELLRRVSVIVQPVEVRDVLFQDVVMQ